The following DNA comes from Acidicapsa ligni.
AGTCGATGAGCAGGAAAAGTTCAAGATGTATTACGACTATCGCGAGCAGGTGAAGACTATTCCTTCGCATCGCATGTTAGCGATTCGTCGCGGCGAGAGTGAGAACGTTTTGTTCTTCTTGATTGAGGCGGAAGCGGAGCGCGCAACGGGGCAGCTTCGTTCGCGTGTGTTACGTACGCAAGGCGATTGGACAGCGCAGCTTGAGTTAGCGATTGAGGATAGCTGGTCGCGGTTGTTGAACTCTTCGATTCAGGCGGAGATACGGCTGGAGTTGAAGAAGCGTTCGGATACGGAAGCTATCAATGTTTTCAAGGAGAATCTGCATAACCTGTTGCTTGCTGCTCCGGCTGGGCCGATTGCGGTACTGGGCATCGATCCAGGCCTGAGGACGGGATGCAAGATCGCTGTGGTGGATGAGACGGGCAAGTTCCTGGCGCATGATGTGATCTATCCACATACCGGCAAAGGCAATACGGACTCAGCCAAAGCTACGTTGTATCGGTTCCTGAGCCAGCATAATTGTAGAGCGATTGCGATTGGCAATGGAACGGCTTCGCGCGAGACAGATGCACTGGTGCGTGAGTTTCTGCGTGAGAAGGAATTGAATGAAGTATTCACGGTGACGGTGAGTGAGTCGGGTGCGAGTGTGTATTCGGCTTCAGATCTGGCACGGCAGGAGTTTCCTGATCTCGATCTTACGGTGCGTGGCGCTATCTCGATTGCGCGACGGTTGCAGGATCCGTTGGCGGAGTTGGTGAAGGTCGATCCCAAGGCGATTGGCGTGGGTCAGTATCAGCATGATGTAGATCAGCGGAAATTGCAGGACTCACTGGGGCAGGTGATTGAGAGCTGCGTGAATCGTGTGGGTGTGGATCTCAATACTGCTTCGTGGGCGCTGTTGCGATATGTGGCTGGAATCAGCGAGCGCACTGCGCTGAATATCATTGCGCATCGTGATCAGAACGGACGGTTTGTTTCCCGTGAACAGTTGAAACAGGTGACTGGGGTTGGGCCGCGAACGTTTGAACAGGCTGCTGGATTTTTGCGTATTCGCGGCGGTGTAAATCCGCTGGACTCTACTGCTGTGCATCCTGAATCGTATGGACTTGTCGAGCAGATTGCGAAGTTCGCGGCTAGTCCGATTGATGCGATTATTCGACAGCCGGAGCTGCTGGAGAAGGTGGACAAGAGCAGCATTCAGGCAGGTACGTTTACGCTGAACGACATTCTCGAAGAGCTGCGCAAGCCGGGCCGCGATCCGCGTGACAAGTTTGTTGCTCCGAGCTTTCTTGAGTCTGTGCATGAGATATCGGACCTCGAAGAGGGCATGGTGCTTGAGGGCGTGGTGACGAATGTGACTCGCTTTGGGGCGTTTGTCGATGTGGGCGTACATCAGGATGGGTTGGTTCATATCAGCGAGTTGTCGAACAAGTTCATCAAGGATCCTTCTGAGGCTGTGAAGGCAGGGCAGATCGTGAAGGTAAGAGTGATGAGCGCGGATGCGCGGACGAAGCGTATTTCTCTCTCGATCAAGGCTCTGCTTGAGAACAGTGGGCAGCGTGCCGCTGGCCAGAAGCCGCAGCAGGGCGCGAAGGATGGACAGCGCGGTGGGCAACGAAGTGATCAGCGTGGAGGCCAGCGAACTGGACCGCAAAACGGACAGCAAAATGGGCAGCGTCCGGCGCAGTCAGGGCGTGCTGTTGCACCGCCGCCACCACCGCCGATGTCAATGGACGACAAGCTTGCAGCGTTAGCGGCGAAGTTCAATAAACGATAGGCATTCGTGTGGAAGCAGCCCGCATGCAATACTTGCGGCTGGAACGATTCTTGAGCATTCAGGAGACGGCTTTGCTGCTTTCGCACTCGAACTATCTGCTGCTGTGCACGGCGGGCACGATTGCGCTGCTGATGCTGCTGATCCTGAAGGCGCGGCTGCATCCTGCGCTAGCGATCCTGGTTTCCGCAGTGGTGTTGGCCGTGGTTTCAGGAATGCCGTTGAACCGCATTCCCGGGTCGATTGCGACGGGTGTTGGCAACCTGCTTGGCCATGTTTTGCTGGTGCTCGGGTTGGGCGCGGTGCTGGGCAATCTACTGGCTAGTTCAGGCGGTGCGTCGGCGGTGGGTGAGAAGCTGGTGAACAGCTTTGGGCCTCGTGGCCTGCCCTGGGCGATGCTACTGATGGGCATGCTGGTGGGGCTGCCGGTTTTCTTCGAGGTTGGGCTGGTGCTACTGATGCCGATTGTGGTTTCGGTGGCGCAGCGCAGCGGGCGGTCACGGATTGTGACTGGAATGCCTACGCTGGCCGGGCTGTCGATTGTGCATGGGCTGGTGCCACCGCATCCTGCGGCGATGCTGGCGGTAGCGCAGTACCACGCGGATGTGGGCAAGACGATTCTGCTGGGCTTGCTTGTCGGGCTGCCTGCCGGAGCGCTGGCTGGACCAGCATATGCGTGGGTCTATAGCCGATGGATTGGCGGACGTGCACTGCTTTCGCGCGGATTTCCGTTGCCGGAAAAACATGTCGGAGTTGCCGAAGGTTTTGGCCTTGCTTCGGAGCCGGAGCTGCTTGAGAAAGCGCATCGGGCCGGGCTGGTTCCTGCTTCGCTGCTAGCGTTGTTGCTGCCCGTGTTCCTAATTTTTCTGGGTAGTTGGGCGGATTGGTTGTTTGCGCCGCTAGGGCGATTTGCAGAACTGAATGCGGTGTTGCATTTCGTCGGCGATCCACCCGTGGCGCTCCTCTGTGCGGTGCTGGTGGCTGTTGCGCTGTTGAGCTGGATCTGCAACTGGACGCGCGATGTGGCGTTGCGGTTGACGGGTGAGAGCTTTGCGCCAATTGCCGGGGTGTTGCTGATTCTTGCGACGGCAGGTGGGTTGAGCAGGATTCTGGCAGACTCCGGTGCGGCACAGGCGACGATTGAACTGGCGCAGGGAGTGCATCTTTCTCCGCTGCTGCTGGCGTGGATGCTGGCGGCTACGGTACGTCTCGCGATTGGTTCGGCCACGGTGGCGATGGCGGTGACAACGGGGATTCTGGCTCCACTTGCGGGTGGAATGGGTGGAGTTAGTCCGGAGTTATTAGTACTGGCGACGGGCTCGGGGTCGCTGTTTTGCTCGCATGTGAACGATCCGGGATTCTGGATGATCAAGGAGTTCTTTGGGCTGGAACTGAGCGAGACGCTGGCTACCTGGTCGGTGCTGGAGACGGTGCTTTCCGTAGGCGGACTGCTGGGAACGCTGCTGGTTGCCGGGGTAATGAGGTAGTACACCCGAGGCGATATAGAGATAAAGGCGATTTAGTAATAAATATTCGATCGATTGGCCCCACCTGAGCTTTGAACGGCGATGATGTCGTAACTCAGATGGGGGCTCTTGCTTTTGTTTTGGTTGATGCTAATTATTTCAACCTAGAATCTCTTTCTGCGCGGCGAAAATTGTGGCGAGACCACCCTCGGCCAGATCGAGAAGCTGGTTGAGTTGGGGGCGCGAGTAGCTGCCTTTTTCTGCCGTGGCCTGGGTTTCAACCAGGCCGCCGTCCGCAGTCATTACTACATTCATATCCACTTCAGCTTGTGAATCTTCTTCGTAGCAAAGGTCGAGCAGCGGTGTGCCGGCGACGATGCCTACCGAGGTTGCGGCGACCAGTTGCGTCAGCGGCGATTTGGGTAACGAACCGGCTTTGACCAGGGCATTGAACGCGAGGGCGAGAGCAACGCAGGCTCCCGTGATGGCTGCTGTGCGGGTGCCTCCATCGGCCTGGATGACGTCGCAGTCGAGGATGACGGTGCGTTCGCCCAGGGCTTTCATGTCTACGACAGAGCGCAGGCTGCGACCGATGAGGCGCTGAATCTCGTGGGTGCGTCCGCCGATCTTGCCGCGTTCGCTTTCGCGGGCAGTGCGGGTGACGGTGGAGCGGGGCAGCATGGAGTACTCGGCGGTGACCCAGCCGCGGCCGGAGTTGCGCATCCAGCCCGGGACACCCTGCTCGATGGTGGCGTTGCAGAGGACGCGGGTGTGCTCGACGGAGATGAGGACCGAGCCCTCGGCGGTGCGGACGAAGTTGGGGGTCAGGGTGAGTGGGCGTAGCTGGTTTGGGGTTCGGCCTCCGGGGCGGAAGAACGGTGCTTGCGTAGGTGCGTGTGAGGCCGATATGGCGGGGTTAGACATAGAGAGATTGTACGGGAGTGGGCAGAATCGGGCTGTTGGACAGGCAATTCCTGAATCAGGAACGGCTGGAGATTGTCCCAAATAAGGACATGTCTATAAGTGATTCAAAGCAGGGCAGATAGATGTTTACAGGAAAGGTCGTGTTCTCTTTTGGGACAGAAGTTGAGAGAAAGCATTGCGTGACAAAAGGGGAATTTCTCCCTCGGGTCTTTCCTTATCAGGAACTTAGCATTCGTGTCCTGGTTTGGCACGTCGAGTGCTATATGCAAGGGCAAGAACAGAACTCACAACTGAAAAATATGCCGCCAAGATAAGTCCCCAGGTGGGAGTGGCATACTCGCCGACGCGGCGCGTGATTGCTCAATCTGCTTGTTCGATCTGCTTGATAGCTTTTTGATCGATTCAGGCCCGAGGGAGGCTCTGTTCGCATGACGAAAACGCAGGAACTGAATGGCCATTTTAAAGGAGAGTGAAGGATGGAAGATCGCGTGGGTGGGGTGGTGACGGAGTTATCTACGGAGTCATGTATTGCGAACAGTATGACAGCGTTTGGAAGTCCTGAGAGCTTGAGCTTTTCGAGGGTGCCGATTCGATCGGGAGGATTGGCGGCTCTCGCTGGGCAACAGAACAGCATCGCATCGCTGGCGCATGATGCACGCAACATGGTGGCCGCGCTGGAGCTTTATTGCGACTTGTTAGATGAGGATGGAGTGCTGGCGGGATCGTTTCGTCATTATTCGGATGAGCTTCGCCTGGTGGCTGCGGGTAGCCGCCGCCTGCTGGAGAAGATGACCGTTGTCGAGCGGATGATGAAACGCGGCGGGGAAGGGGATTCGGGGCGAGCGGCTGGGGATGGCTGGGAATCTGCGAATTTAACGACAGGTATGTTGCGGGGAGATTTTTGGGCTAATTCCGGTAATTGCGATGACTCTAAGGGTTACGACAGTTCTAATGTTTACAACGATTCGGACGGGCGCGTTTCAGCGGGTGCCACGCCAATAGGGAAGTCGGGACGGATGAATCGATTACCAGCATTCTGGGCGGAGACACCGATAGAGAATCTGGCTGAAGCGCTGCTCGCCAACCAGAACTTGTTGTCGGCGGTGGCCGGGCCGCGGGTGACGGTGACAGCGTCTGTATCGGCATCCGTCGTGGGAGTGAAACTGCCGATTGAGATGACGGGAGAGGACCTGACGAGGGTACTGGTCAACCTGGTGAAAAATGCTGCTGAGGCGATGCCTTCGGGTGGGCACGTTCAGATAGCGCTGGAATTCGTGGGTGAGGGCGGGGTTCGCGCCGGTGCGGAAAAGCTGCGGCTCACGGTCAGCGATACCGGGCCGGGTATTCCAGCGGCGGCGCTACGCACGATCTTCAATGCCGGATATACATCTCGCTATGCGAACACCGAATCTCAAGCCTCAGACGGTCTATGGCCGGCGCAACATCGTGGGTTGGGACTCTCGATTGTGCGCTCGATTGTGCTCGCGGCCGGAGGGACGATCAGTGCGGCAAATCGGGTTGGAGGGAAACGGGATATTGGGGAAAATTTATTGGGAGCGGAG
Coding sequences within:
- a CDS encoding Tex family protein, with the protein product MADQQSLTPPVLLHISQLLNLPMRGLVAVIELLDEGGTVPFIARYRKEATGNLDEVQIRAIEEQLAYFRELMSRKETVLTSIAEQNKLTDELKARIEATLDRSVLEDLYLPYKPKRRTKATIAREQGLEPLADYLWVQGETQDVQAHSLGEFAPTFVDAERGVASADAALEGARHIVAERISEDADLRKILRQWMFDEGVVTSRKAVDAVDEQEKFKMYYDYREQVKTIPSHRMLAIRRGESENVLFFLIEAEAERATGQLRSRVLRTQGDWTAQLELAIEDSWSRLLNSSIQAEIRLELKKRSDTEAINVFKENLHNLLLAAPAGPIAVLGIDPGLRTGCKIAVVDETGKFLAHDVIYPHTGKGNTDSAKATLYRFLSQHNCRAIAIGNGTASRETDALVREFLREKELNEVFTVTVSESGASVYSASDLARQEFPDLDLTVRGAISIARRLQDPLAELVKVDPKAIGVGQYQHDVDQRKLQDSLGQVIESCVNRVGVDLNTASWALLRYVAGISERTALNIIAHRDQNGRFVSREQLKQVTGVGPRTFEQAAGFLRIRGGVNPLDSTAVHPESYGLVEQIAKFAASPIDAIIRQPELLEKVDKSSIQAGTFTLNDILEELRKPGRDPRDKFVAPSFLESVHEISDLEEGMVLEGVVTNVTRFGAFVDVGVHQDGLVHISELSNKFIKDPSEAVKAGQIVKVRVMSADARTKRISLSIKALLENSGQRAAGQKPQQGAKDGQRGGQRSDQRGGQRTGPQNGQQNGQRPAQSGRAVAPPPPPPMSMDDKLAALAAKFNKR
- a CDS encoding GntP family permease, encoding MQYLRLERFLSIQETALLLSHSNYLLLCTAGTIALLMLLILKARLHPALAILVSAVVLAVVSGMPLNRIPGSIATGVGNLLGHVLLVLGLGAVLGNLLASSGGASAVGEKLVNSFGPRGLPWAMLLMGMLVGLPVFFEVGLVLLMPIVVSVAQRSGRSRIVTGMPTLAGLSIVHGLVPPHPAAMLAVAQYHADVGKTILLGLLVGLPAGALAGPAYAWVYSRWIGGRALLSRGFPLPEKHVGVAEGFGLASEPELLEKAHRAGLVPASLLALLLPVFLIFLGSWADWLFAPLGRFAELNAVLHFVGDPPVALLCAVLVAVALLSWICNWTRDVALRLTGESFAPIAGVLLILATAGGLSRILADSGAAQATIELAQGVHLSPLLLAWMLAATVRLAIGSATVAMAVTTGILAPLAGGMGGVSPELLVLATGSGSLFCSHVNDPGFWMIKEFFGLELSETLATWSVLETVLSVGGLLGTLLVAGVMR
- the rph gene encoding ribonuclease PH; translation: MSNPAISASHAPTQAPFFRPGGRTPNQLRPLTLTPNFVRTAEGSVLISVEHTRVLCNATIEQGVPGWMRNSGRGWVTAEYSMLPRSTVTRTARESERGKIGGRTHEIQRLIGRSLRSVVDMKALGERTVILDCDVIQADGGTRTAAITGACVALALAFNALVKAGSLPKSPLTQLVAATSVGIVAGTPLLDLCYEEDSQAEVDMNVVMTADGGLVETQATAEKGSYSRPQLNQLLDLAEGGLATIFAAQKEILG
- a CDS encoding ATP-binding protein; this encodes MEDRVGGVVTELSTESCIANSMTAFGSPESLSFSRVPIRSGGLAALAGQQNSIASLAHDARNMVAALELYCDLLDEDGVLAGSFRHYSDELRLVAAGSRRLLEKMTVVERMMKRGGEGDSGRAAGDGWESANLTTGMLRGDFWANSGNCDDSKGYDSSNVYNDSDGRVSAGATPIGKSGRMNRLPAFWAETPIENLAEALLANQNLLSAVAGPRVTVTASVSASVVGVKLPIEMTGEDLTRVLVNLVKNAAEAMPSGGHVQIALEFVGEGGVRAGAEKLRLTVSDTGPGIPAAALRTIFNAGYTSRYANTESQASDGLWPAQHRGLGLSIVRSIVLAAGGTISAANRVGGKRDIGENLLGAEITLEFPVKGKGSTEGGPVDHVVVQAGADIHPQ